The window CCTTGTGCAGGCCGTTCGTCATTGGCGGCCGTACTTGTGGGGACGGTCCTTCCACATTTGCACGGACCACTACAGCCTGAAGTTCTTGCTGGACCAACGGCTGTCGACCGTGCCGCAGCACCAGTGGATCAGCAAGCTCTTCGGCTTTGACTTCCCCGTCGAGTATCGGCCGGGCCGTCTTAACACCGTGGCCGACGCGATGTTCCGTCGCGATTCCGACCTCGCGCCACCCGCCGACGCGTCCGCCGGGACGGCCCTATGCATCCGCTCCAGGCCATCGTTCGGTCTCTTCGCCGACATTCGACGCGCCACTGCGACGGCAGATGACGCCGCACTTCTTCAGCAGCAGCTCGCGGCCGGCGACTTGGAGGAGCCCTGGCACTTCTCTGACGGACTGCTCCTCCATGGGCGCCGGATCTTTGTTCCGGCGCATGATGATCTCCGTCACCAGGTGTTGCAGCTCGCCCACTCGGCGGGCCATGAGGGTGTGCAGAAAACCCTCCATCGACTTCGCGCCGACTTCTACATCCCTGGCGATCGTGCCCTGGTCCGCGACTGGGTTCGGTCTTGTCAGACTTGCCAGCGCAACAAGACAGAGACCCTGAGGCCGGTGGGGCTCCTTCAGCCCTTGGAGGTGCCGTCTCAAGTTTGGGCGGATATCTCCATGGACTTCATcgagggccttcccaaggtgggggGCAAGTCGGTCATCCTCACGGTGGTCGATCGCTTCTCTACGTACGCCCACTTCATCGCGCTCGGCCATCCGTACACGGCGGCGTCCGTGGCCCGGGCCTTCTTCGATGACATCGTCTGTCTACACGGGTTCCCGACTTCGATCGCCAGTGATCGGGACCCAGTCTTCACGGGCCATGTCTGGCGCGACCTCTTCCGGATGGCGGGTGTCCAGCTCCGCCTGAGTACGGCGTTCCATCCTCAGACGGACGGTCAGTCTGAGGTGGTTAATAAGGTCATTGCCATGTATTTGCGTTGTGTGACAGGTGATCGGCCTCGCGCTTGGGTGGACAGGCTCTCTTGGGCGGAGTACTGCTACAACACTTCTTATCACTCCGCCCTGCGCGCGACGCCATTTGAGGTGGTCTATGGTCGACCACCCCCGCCTATACTTCCGGTCGACCCGGAGACGGCTCGGACGGCGGTTGCGGGTGACCTTATCCGCACCCGTGATGAGATGCTGGCTGAGGTCCGTCAGCATCTCCTTCAGGCCCAGCAGACGGCCAAGCACTACTACGACGATCATCATCGTGAGGCGGAGTTCGCGGTGGGTGACTGGGTGTGGCTGCGTCTTCTCCACCGCTCTAAGCAGTCACTGGACCCGCGCGCGAAGCGCAAGCTTGTCCCTCGCTACGCCGGGCCCTTCCCTGTCGTGGAGCGCATTGGGAAGGTGGTCTATCGTCTTCAGCTTCCAGCCCGCGCCCGCatccacgacgtgttccatgtggGGCTGCTCAAGCCTTTCCGTGGCGAGCCACCGGCGGCTCCTCCGGCGCTTCCTCCAACCGTCGATGGTCGCATTCTTCCAGAGCCAGCAAAGGTGTTGCAGGCCCAGCTCCGTCGTGGCGTCTGGTTCGTCCTAATTCAGTGGGCGGGCCTTCCGGAGGAGGAGGCTACTTGGGAGCAGCGTGAGGATTTCCGTCAACACTATCCAGACTttcagctcgaggacgagctgtttgCGCAGGCGGGGAGAGATGTTATGACCGGCTTGGTCTATACTAGGAAGATGCCCACCGAGCATTAGTATTAGGGGCTTGgcccacaagttatcttaggCAAGTTATCTTAGGCTAAAGTTATAAATACTCATGTAAGACATCGTTTTGAGATCAAGCAATAAAGAGTATTATTATCTTTTGTTGCCCGGCTCCTAGAGGAGccggaaaccctagccgccgcagccaagccgccgccgccctcaaccctagccgcgaCGGCGCCCTGCCGCCGGCGCGCCCGTTCCTCGCCGCGTCCACTCCCTCCTTGCCCCTACAACCTACGCAGTAGAGCCGGTAGGAACCCTAGTCCTACCAGCAACAAACCCTAGCGCTCCTAGCTACTTCTCCTGCTGTCTAATCTGCTGTCTTCCATAGCAGTCCTCTAAAAGATCCAACTAGCTTCTTCCACATCCCCTTCCTCCATGATCTTTGAATCTCTACTACCCTAACCTTTTAACCTTTTAGCTGCCATGCCACGGCCAAACTGCAATGACGTGGAGAAGGAGGTATTTTTGGATTAGTAGATGAGTCAGACCAAACTGCAATGAAGTGGAGAAGGATGTATTTTTGGATTAGTATTTAGTAGATGAGTCAGATCTAGGAGGTGGAGGACTCTACTAAGGACAATTTCAAACAAATCAGGAAGCAGCTGTTGTCAGGCATTCATGAGGCCACCAAGAAAAGGAGCTACTATGTACAGATGGCACAACTATTCGAAACATTGTAGGTGATACACAACATTGCTTCTGACTTCTCAAACCCAACTAATTGTTCTCCCAAATCCATCTCACGGTTCGGTCTTCTATCTACATGTGTTTTATTACATATACAGACTGTTGTTATTTAATTTAATGTTCCATGTTACTAGAGGGACTGGAATCTGTTGGGGACAATTTTGCAGCCGTACGAAATTTGCTCGCGATAATTTGTAGGCCTCTTCATGAGTAATACTAATTAACTGATATTTCATCTGGGCAACTATATTTTTGACACACACAATTTTTTCCATCATACTTTAGCTTTCTAACTATTTTTTGTGGAAACAGACCTGAGTTCTATTAGTGGGAAATCCAAGGACCATGTCCTCTGTTGTGAGTGTTCCATGCAGTTCGACAACATCTGCAACAGCAGCGTGAGgtgtcttcttctttttcttcttcatggagtCAATTTGTTTTCCTAAGTATCAGTTCTATCTGTGGAGATGACTACCGTGTATCTTTTATCTTCCACATAGATTGATTTTATAACTTCTCTCCTTTTTGTTGCACTAATTTTCTGATTGGTTGAAGTATACCATTTATTTATTTAAGTGGAATAATTACTGGTGGTTATTGGTTGATAAACTTTTACTTACCTAAGTACTCCTTTTGTGCATCCATGTTATAAAAAAACCAATCTTTATTCTCCTAAACTAACTACGTCATAGGAGTTGAGATCTCACAAAAAAACAATGTTATAGGAGTCCATATCTCACAAGGAACAGGACCATCACCACGTTTTTACTAAAACAAGACCATCACCAGGTTCCTCTCCGTTCAGGTATAGATTCAACCTGATGCGCTGCTGCCAGGACTTTTTCCACAACCAAAATCCATGGTAGCTCCTCCTCTTTTCTTGCGTCCAATAAAAGCACGATCGAAGTCTCATCCAAGAAAGCTGGTGGCGGCCGACCCAGCTGATGCTGCAGATGGGCTTGCCATGTGGGAGGTGCGCCGGTGGCTGGGATCCATGTGAGCAGTTCTACCATCCTCTATCTCTCCATCCCGTATTTTAATGTCATCTTCGACCATCCGTACTGCATCCATCAACAAGAATATGACTCAATCAATCCATCCCCTCCCGTCCAACCTTAAATCGTATCTATATTCTAAGTTTTTCAATTTAAGATGGCTGATGCATGGGCTGAAGATGTGTATAACACTCTAAATCCAATTTGAGTGGATCTATAATGTCTGATCAAGAAATTGACCTTTTTCCATGTCTATCTTGCAGCACTTCTGTTCACCAGATTGTATATTGGAGGGAGGGGAGGAGAACCTGCAGGGGTGGTCTGTACGAGCATCTTTCCGACGATGACGACGTTTGGTTGGGTTCCCTTGGTAGCATGGGCATGAGATCACCCAACTCCTCGATCAATCCCTGCTGTCAAGATCCTGCAAGTCTTGCTTGGCTATCAGCTGTAGTACAGGTTGGCTTTCTCTTGCTTTGGTTGTCTGCGTTTTAATAGACGTTTCCTCATCTGACTACCCAAGGGAAACTAGATACATTGCGTGATGCAGATCAATAGAGAGTAGACCAGGTAGGCAGGATAAAAATATGAAATAATAATGTTTGTTCTTTGTTTGATGTTTTCTTGGTCTGCACACATGCTTTTCTAATAGTTCCCAACGGATTAGAGGAATTGGCTTCATGCAGATACACAGAAATATGTTTGTGATCAGTCAAAGAGAATGAAAACATTTACTGAAATCCTTATTTGTGGATCCTATGAATTACATTGATTGGAAGTCCAACGATCAATCTCATTTTAGAAATAACTATATTTAGAGGCATATGTGCTATTAGATTCTTTATCTCTCAAATCCATGCCTTCTATATGTACTGAATTTAAAAAGCTGGACAAGAGGCAACGCTGCCCACAAATCATCATACTATACTGGGGAAAGACATCACATTCTCTCTCTTTCTTTTCACATGATTGGCTGAGTATTAATAATAGTCCTCATGGTTGCACGGTGAGATTATCTTCAGCAAAAGATATTTGAATCAGTGGTGGATCAATGACAACGTACAAGTGCCTTGATGACAGCTTTTCATGTTACAGTATACAGCCTCAGCCATGCAAGCAACAATGGTAACTAATAATTGTATCATGTAGTCTAGAGTCTAGACTGGAGTAGCGCATAGACGCATAGTAATATTTGATTATTAATTTCTGCAGGCAACCCAGGTAATGACGTTGTAGTCTTGGGTAATAGTTCTATTTAATTAGCTATTTTGCACAATTGTTCATACATATATGTATGTGCATGGAACAACTCATTGTTAAGAACACAGAACAACATTAAATCCAGAATTTCGTATACGTACAAAGAAGGAAAAACAATGAGCTATCTGTATGGATGATGCGTGACAATGTTCTCATATTTTCATATTTACAGCCAGTGACTAAAAAAGCAATGAGATATTTGTACACTTAGGAGTCCAGTGACTAAAATATACGTCTTACAAAAAAATATTTAGAGATCCCCAGTTCAATATATTATTTCTATAATAAACTGATGATTAACTAAGGGCATAAATAATAAATTCAAGGCATCTATCCAGCATTTATGGAAATAAAAGATAATTAACAAAGAGAAAAATCATACATTTAATTTAGTGTCATTCCACTCCAGCATTGGTAGAAATAAAGTTAGGGTAACTATTCATTTTTAATATAGGCAAATGTGTTTTTTATGGTTTCGGGAATTGCATGTATTACATGTAGGACAACGTGCATAAATTTGTTCTCGGCGACCAAAACATGAAAGCAAATGATTGCCCTCTCATCTTGACATAATAATATGCCTTTGCAGGAATCACGAAAAAACATATTCAACAGATTTGTGGATAATAAAATGATATTTCATGAAGAAgcataaagaaatataagattCCCATATATTTTGTAAATTGTGTATTTTCAACGCACCTCACAATCTGTTACAAGTAAACATAGATTCCCAGAAATTATATAATTTTAAAATTTTAGATCGTTAGAGGAAAATGTATATAAAACGAACTTCACATTTGCAACTATGTGGACCAGCAATACTGCCTTCATATTCATGTCAAATAAATAACTTATTTGAAAATTATGAGAAATGGGATGACCAAAAGGGAAAAATTCATGCAAACCATCTAATCACAACTTCATCAAACAATTGTAATCCTATTTTCCTGGTATCATTGAAGAAAATTACATGTTTATAACATTATTATTCTTCCCTGAAACTTTACTTCTTCAGTTTCATAAGTCATAAATAGTAAACATTAGCTAGCCCGTGCTGGGGCACGGGTTGATGACTAGTAAACATAATTGATATTGAACTTTTAAAGTTAATGTGGCCCCGTTACAACGCACGGGCGTTCTTCTAGTATGTATATATGTGCACTTGAAATTTAAGTACAACTGTACAAGTCACTTGGGTTTTGCTTATTTGGTAAGTTTAAGGCAATATTTGTCGCAACACAATCATCATACACATTGTAAATTATAATGATACTTTGAGTTTTTTCACTATGCTTTGATTAATATCTCTATTTCTATATTTTGTGGCAAGGCACGGGCATTCAACTAGTTTTGAGGTAAGAGACTAAACCTTGTCTTTTTTTAGACAAAAGAGATAAGAAATAGACAAAAAGGTGTGCATTGAATGTCCAGAATAGCTAGTATGGCCAAAAAAAGAACTAAGCCACACCTTAATTCCATCTCTCTTCTCTTGGCAAAGAGGCACCGCTATTCCCTCCACACCACACAGCCTATTCTCCTCGAAAACAAAACCAATCACCGACTACTTCGCCAATGTCGTTTCCAACATTAACCCCATGAGCATTCGATTGCACGACATATAATGCAAATAGAACGGCCAAGAGCTAAAATCATGAGCAGCAGGGTGGATGAGTCGGAGCTAAGGAAGGTCTTCCAGATGTTCGACAAGAACGGTGACGGCCAGATCACCAAGAAGGAGCTAGGTGAGTTGCTCAAGAACCTAGGGATCTACATCGCGGACGACGAGATGGACGCAACCATGGCCAAGATTGATACCAACGGTGATGGCTGCATCGACGTCGAGGAGTTCGGCCTACTATATCGCTCCATCCTCGATGAAGGCGATGGGCCTAACGGTGGCAACATGggcgatgaggaggaggagatgaggGAGGCGTTCAGTGTCTTCGACCAGAACGGTGACGGCTACATCACCATTGAAGAGCTGCGGTCCGTGCTGGCAAGCCTCGGCCTCAAGCAGGGTCGCACCGTTGAGGAATGCCGCCAAATGATCAACAAGGTCGACGCCAATGGCGACGGCCGCGTCGACTTCAAGGAGTTCAGCCAGATGATGCGCGGTGGCGCGGCCAATCGTGAGGATTGACTTTATTGCATGGGAATGGTTCATTGTGGTACTATTGGTAGTTGTAGATAATTAATTGACTTTAACATGCCAATGATTCAATGTGGATTGTATACATAAATACAAATACATGAGTATGAAACGACCAATTCCTCTCTTTTAAAAAGACGGGTGAGGCTGCCTTCGTCCATGTTTTCATTTTTTTGGCTGGATTGGATTCATTATACGTTGTAAATGGTATTTATCATGGAAAACGCTAGGGTGAAGAAGCAAGTATTCCCCCTATCCACTCCTTTGACGATCATGTAGGCAGCAGGGGAGGCAACGCGCCGCCACTGGGCCTGGaccccctccttcctcctctcggCGGCAGGGAGCCTTCTCCCCCAACCTAGGGATCTACATCGCGGACGACGAGATGGACGCAACCATGGCTCAGGGCGCGGCGCTAAGCGCTGACAGGCGGCGGTGCTGGTTGTCGCGACGGTGTCGTGGTAGGCTGCTCGCGGGCGAGTGCATGGTGCTGTGACCTGCGGTGGCAGGTGCCCGGCTCTCCAGATATGGGCGACGTGTGGTGCGTGCTAGACAGATCCGACGCATGGATCTTGGAGGGCGACGTGGGTTGGGTAGTGGCCCGATGTGGCTGCTGCTCCTGTCGTGGATGGCAGCGGCACGGTGTGGCTCTGTCCCCTGGGTGCGGTGTCCTTCGTACGGCGTGGTTGATCCACGGTAGATCAGCATGTTTGGCTACGGCAACGACTGGCACCTAGCCAAGCGTCGGCTCATTTGCAAGCGGCCTAGTTCGGCCCTCGGTCCACTCCCCATCACCATCCATCATGGTGGCTTCCCAAGGGTGGGACAGGAGGGATCTTCCGCTCATCACTTTCGCCGGCGTAGCTGCGCGTCTCAACTGGGGTGGTGTTGGGATCTCGGATGCTAGGGTGGCGGGCCTGGTGGTGGGAGGTGCAGTGCTCGTGGGCGACACCACGGCACAGGTGTGGGCTGGTTATCATGGTCGTGAGAGGGGCATGGTGACCGGTGCTCGATGTTCAATGAGGATGGTGCGGCGGGTGTCCTCGTGATTGGTCGCACCACTTTTCGGAGGCGGGGTTTTATTGCCTGGGTCATTCCATGTCTGGCCTTGGCCAGGCCGACGGTGATGGCGTCCGTTGGCGTTGTATACTTTTTGACGGCATCGTTGTGGCTTCCTTCCGGTGGTTTTGGCGTGAATAGTTTGATCCTTTGGAT of the Triticum urartu cultivar G1812 unplaced genomic scaffold, Tu2.1 TuUngrouped_contig_2188, whole genome shotgun sequence genome contains:
- the LOC125526889 gene encoding probable calcium-binding protein CML28, translated to MQIERPRAKIMSSRVDESELRKVFQMFDKNGDGQITKKELGELLKNLGIYIADDEMDATMAKIDTNGDGCIDVEEFGLLYRSILDEGDGPNGGNMGDEEEEMREAFSVFDQNGDGYITIEELRSVLASLGLKQGRTVEECRQMINKVDANGDGRVDFKEFSQMMRGGAANRED